The proteins below are encoded in one region of Mauremys reevesii isolate NIE-2019 linkage group 15, ASM1616193v1, whole genome shotgun sequence:
- the LOC120383136 gene encoding CMRF35-like molecule 5 yields the protein MRISPILLWILFPGCWAVTGPGTVHGPLGGLVTVRCQYERGYKDYPKFWCRAGPLWCSSGHIIETPGSEAEVKRGRVTIRDNHTLSAFTVTVENLKLADAGTYHCGVERTGLLDLRATVELTVSPAVHTSTSTGRPPATTEQPSGAASTPITLSMSSNDTHALSQLSNVHFLLLFVWKVPIFLCIIWILPSLGMDRNLRKQD from the exons ATGAGGATTTCCCCCATCTTGCTTTGGATTCTTTTCCCCG gctgctgggcagtgacaggcccTGGGACCGTGCACGGGCCTCTGGGCGGGTTGGTGACTGTGCGGTGCCAGTATGAGAGAGGCTACAAGGATTATCCGAAATTCTGGTGCAGAGCAGGACCCCTGTGGTGTTCCAGCGGTCACATCATTGAGACCCCGGGGTCGGAGGCGGAAGTGAAGCGGGGCAGAGTCACCATCCGAGACAATCACACCCTGAGCGCGTTCACTGTGACCGTGGAGAACCTGAAACTGGCAGACGCTGGCACGTACCACTGCGGGGTAGAGAGAACTGGGCTCCTTGATCTCAGGGCCACTGTGGAACTCACCGTCTCCCCAG CTGTCCATACCTCCACCTCCACTGGAAGGCCCCCAGCGACAACAGAGCAGCCCAGCGGGGCTGCTTCCACACCCATTACACTCTCTATGAGCAGCAACGACACTCATGCACT ATCCCAGCTCAGCAACGTCCATTTCTTGCTCTTGTTCGTCTGGAAAGTCCCCATCTTTCTGTGCATCATCTGG ATCCTTCCTAGTTTAGGAATGGATCGGAACCTGCGGAAACAAGATTGa